One genomic region from Tachysurus fulvidraco isolate hzauxx_2018 chromosome 14, HZAU_PFXX_2.0, whole genome shotgun sequence encodes:
- the LOC113658491 gene encoding dystroglycan 1-like: protein MSHQVCIMRSVWGLLLLCPMSWTSEPIVMELEASMHSTMLSDMQASVSRVSTVSDSVAVVGQMFRMRIPLVSEDCRAIDILSGIGSAAFPDWLYWDSQLCLLQGLPVEGDKGLYHFSLSSEALQNHDGSIHSHLLLSGTKLSSSSYTNSWQPDVFIIKVNPEEKQDIESAPLAMQTHTNATNVCICSSGQPATVLTIILDADLTKMNSRERLVLLQKMTYFANKPPELMRVMPVINNRFFDMTAFMAGPGNAKKVVENGALLSWKLGCALDQSSLPDISGVQGPAKDGTMSTLLGYPVVGWYIVNKKPQVFKRVRRQTHTTPTPVPSQFPPTTHLAPAERIVPAPASPFIALSTNVLVNPARGPLPLPVKPTIRMRDHIAYTPVLIQPLPTQVLGSTSTLPLQPTLTRPSYEEPTASVTPPTTRRPKTSTSKKGKKAKITPMPREPKTTDIPYSSPVTNQKPQLLNSIGELNVWVGTYFELKIPANTFFDQEDGNTENLRLLMQINLYQALDQGSWIQFNSSSQLLYGLPDQSHFGRHEFLMIAIDKENSSTMDDFQVHVNNWPVDDQSPVVFTARFQGEPTMLTNDLNKKILFCKKLAFALGDRNISAVTLRKILRGSILVEWTNSSLPKNTCPEQQIHEMCRRISDNQGHPTSIFYSAMEPEFRPINIGARGANKCQRYSFLPLGNFSIPVSAENITGPLPSTVTPSSSSGWHSSDDVYLHTVIPSIVVAALLLTAGFIAMVCYRKKRHGKLSTEEQATFIKKGVPIIFADELEDAKSPPSSSMPLILREEKPPMAPPHYPSSACGEVHQILEEYISFNDDDDDDDDPSAPPYQPPPPFTVPIEGRGSRPKNMSAYRCPPPYVPP from the exons ATGAGCCATCAGGTTTGCATAATGCGAAGTGTATGGGGTCTTCTGCTGCTGTGCCCCATGTCATGGACATCAGAGCCAATAGTCATGGAATTGGAAGCCTCCATGCACTCCACTATGCTCTCGGACATGCAGGCATCTGTATCCAGAGTGTCAACAGTGTCCGACTCTGTTGCAGTGGTGGGTCAGATGTTCAGGATGAGGATCCCACTGGTGTCAGAAGACTGTCGTGCTATAGACATT TTGTCTGGGATTGGCAGTGCAGCATTCCCTGACTGGCTTTATTGGGATAGTCAGCTATGTCTTCTTCAAGGTCTACCAGTAGAGGGGGATAAAGGTCTGTATCATTTCAGCTTGTCTTCAGAAGCCTTACAAAATCATGATGGCAGTATACATAGTCACTTACTTCTCAGTGGAACTAAATTGAGTAGTAGCTCTTACACTAACAGCTGGCAACCAGATGTCTTCATTATCAAAGTAAACCCAGAAGAAAAACAGGACATAGAATCTGCACCGTTGGCaatgcagacacacactaatgcaacaaatgtgtgtatatgttcaaGTGGCCAGCCAGCCACTGTGCTAACTATAATCCTGGATGCTGACCTCACAAAGATGAACTCCAGGGAGCGACTGGTGCTGCTGCAGAAAATGACTTATTTTGCTAATAAGCCACCAGAGCTAATGCGGGTCATGCCAGTTATTAACAACCGTTTTTTTGATATGACTGCTTTTATGGCTGGACCAGGAAATGCAAAGAAGGTGGTGGAGAATGGTGCACTGTTGTCATGGAAATTGGGTTGTGCACTTGACCAAAGCAGTCTGCCTGATATTAGTGGGGTCCAGGGGCCAGCAAAAGATGGTACTATGTCGACTCTACTGGGCTACCCAGTGGTTGGCTGGTACATTGTCAATAAGAAACCTCAGGTGTTCAAGCGTGTCAGAAGACAGACCCATACCACTCCAACTCCTGTGCCTTCCCAGTTTCCACCAACCACTCACTTAGCACCTGCAGAGCGTATTGTGCCTGCTCCAGCATCCCCTTTCATTGCTCTCTCTACAAATGTGTTAGTAAATCCTGCTCGTGGTCCTTTGCCCTTACCGGTTAAACCTACAATCCGTATGCGGGATCATATAGCTTACACACCTGTTCTTATTCAACCTCTACCCACTCAAGTCCTGGGCAGTACTAGCACTCTGCCCCTGCAACCAACACTGACTCGCCCTAGTTATGAGGAGCCAACTGCCTCTGTTACTCCTCCAACCACTCGCAGACCCAAGACCTCCACCTCGAAAAAAGGTAAGAAAGCAAAAATCACTCCAATGCCTAGAGAACCAAAAACTACTGATATACCATACAGCAGTCCAGTGACTAACCAAAAGCCTCAGTTACTTAACTCTATTGGTGAATTGAATGTGTGGGTTGGGACATACTTTGAGTTGAAGATTCCAGCCAATACGTTCTTTGATCAGGAAGATGGAAACACAGAAAATTTACGGCTgttaatgcaaataaatcttTATCAGGCACTGGATCAGGGCTCTTGGATACAATTTAACAGCAGCAGTCAGCTCCTGTATGGCCTTCCTGACCAGAGCCATTTTGGCAGACATGAATTTCTAATGATAGCAATAGATAAAGAAAATTCAAGCACCATGGATGATTTTCAGGTTCACGTAAACAATTGGCCGGTTGATGACCAGTCACCAGTTGTGTTTACAGCTCGCTTTCAAGGAGAACCTACAATGTTGACCAATGATCTCAACAAGAAAATATTATTCTGCAAGAAACTTGCCTTTGCACTGGGTGATCGAAATATCAGTGCTGTCACTCTAAGAAAAATCTTAAGGGGTTCTATTCTTGTGGAATGGACCAATAGCAGCTTGCCTAAGAATACTTGTCCAGAACAACAGATTCATGAGATGTGTCGCAGGATTTCAGATAATCAAGGTCATCCTACATCCATCTTTTACAGTGCAATGGAGCCAGAGTTCAGACCCATTAATATTGGGGCTCGTGGTGCCAACAAATGCCAAAGGTACTCATTCCTGCCACTAGGCAATTTCTCCATTCCTGTATCAGCAGAGAATATTACTGGTCCTCTGCCATCCACAGTTACACCTTCATCTAGTTCAGGCTGGCACAGCAGCGATGATGTCTACTTACACACAGTTATCCCTTCTATAGTGGTGGCTGCCCTGCTGCTCACAGCTGGTTTCATTGCAATGGTTTGCTACAGAAAGAAACGGCATGGAAAATTGTCTACAGAGGAACAGGCCACCTTCATCAAAAAGGGTGTTCCTATTATTTTTGCAGATGAGTTGGAGGATGCTAAATCTCCACCCTCTTCCAGCATGCCATTGATCTTACGTGAAGAGAAGCCACCTATGGCTCCTCCCCATTACCCTAGTTCTGCCTGTGGAGAAGTCCATCAGATCCTAGAGGAATACATCTCCTTcaatgatgacgatgatgatgatgatgatcccaGTGCTCCTCCTTATCAGCCTCCCCCTCCTTTTACAGTTCCTATAGAGGGCAGAGGTTCTCGACCGAAGAACATGTCAGCCTACAGGTGTCCACCACCCTATGTGCCCCcctaa